The Girardinichthys multiradiatus isolate DD_20200921_A chromosome 6, DD_fGirMul_XY1, whole genome shotgun sequence genome window below encodes:
- the LOC124869494 gene encoding serine/threonine-protein kinase MAK-like, with translation MPEKGKPPGHKTLSSGAVDLWRDVAVLTMTNCWSVRESQTMNRYTILKQLGDGTYGSVLLGRSNDTGELVAIKRIKKTFYSWDECMNFREVKSLKKLNHANVVKLKEVIRENDHLYFVFEYMRENLYQLMNESEDKMFSENETRNILFQVLSGLAFVHKHGYFHRDLKPENLLCMGPEVVKIADFGLAREIRSQPPYTDYVSTRWYRAPEVLLKSSSYSSPIDIWAVGCIMFELYTLRPLFPGNSEVDEIFKICQVLGTLKKSDWPEGFSLASSMNFRFPECLPTSLRCLTPNASGKAIALMNAMLQWDPEKRPSAAQALRYPYFNVGQSLGAPLKLLEKHKAQEKVSEASAEPNPLSLCKTDQDSSKFSKTQAGQHSYSQPFHQPPQQILVPLENRSRPTEGLQEPFSLVKNMQPGNMQAVGSTHVKMFECLSFLKEKDITNPFINGCIFPELGKSCPLFLFKIHFNYNSSICIARNRCRNRDQFLWASGRTPTMGPHLFQVCRMG, from the exons ATGCCAGAGAAG GGAAAGCCTCCCGGACACAAGACACTGAGCAGTGGAGCTGTTGATCTGTGGAGGGATGTTGCTGTGCTTACAATGACCAACTGTTGGAGTGTGAGGGAGTCTCAGACCATGAACCGATACACCATACTCAAGCAGCTGGGGGACGGCACATATGGCAGCGTGCTGCTGGGCAGAAGCAATGATACTGGGGAACTGGTGGCCATTAAGAG GATTAAGAAGACGTTTTATTCTTGGGATGAGTGCATGAATTTCAGAGAGGTTAAA TCATTGAAGAAGCTGAATCATGCCAATGTGGTGAAACTGAAGGAAGTGATCAGGGAAAATGACCACCTCTACTTTGTCTTTGAGTACATGAGAGAAAACCTCTATCAGCTCATGAACGAAAG TGAAGATAAGATGTTTTCTGAAAATGAGACAAGGAACATTCTGTTCCAGGTTTTATCAGGTTTAGCATTTGTGCATAAGCACG GGTATTTCCATCGGGATTTAAAACCAGAGAACTTACTCTGCATGGGCCCGGAGGTGGTCAAGATTGCAGATTTTGGACTAGCAAGAGAAATCCGCTCACAGCCGCCTTACACAGATTATGTGTCCACAAGATG GTACAGAGCCCCCGAGGTTCTGCTGAAGTCCAGCTCTTACAGCTCTCCCATAGACATTTGGGCTGTGGGCTGCATCATGTTTGAACTATACACTCTGAGACCCCTTTTTCCAGGAAACAGCGAGGTGGATGAGATATTCAAGATCTGTCAGGTGCTGGGAACGCTGAAGAAG TCTGACTGGCCCGAAGGCTTCAGCCTGGCCTCCTCCATGAACTTCCGTTTCCCAGAGTGTCTCCCCACCAGCCTCAGATGCCTGACTCCCAACGCCAGCGGCAAGGCGATCGCACTGATGAATGCCATGCTGCAGTGGGACCCTGAGAAAAGGCCAAGTGCTGCTCAG GCTCTGAGGTATCCATACTTTAATGTGGGTCAGTCACTTGGGGCCCCTCTGAAGCTCTTAGAAAAGCACAAGGCACAGGAAAAGGTGTCTGAAGcatctgcagaaccaaaccctCTGTCTCTCTGCAAGACGGACCAGGACTCCTCCAAGTTTAGCAAAACCCAAGCGGGGCAACATAGCTACAGCCAACCTTTCCATCAGCCTCCCCAACAGATCCTGGTCCCTCTGGAAAACAGGAGCAGACCAACAGAGGGATTGCAGGAGCCCTTCAGTCTGGTGAAAAACATGCAGCCAGGAAACATGCAAGCTGTAGGTTCCACTCATGTAAAGATGTTTGAATGTTTAAGCTTCTTAAAAGAAAAGGACATAACTAATCCATTTATTAATGGTTGTATATTCCCAGAATTGGGAAAGAGTTGTCCCCTGTTTCTTTTcaagatacattttaattacaaCTCATCTATATGCATAGCGAGAAACCGCTGCAGGAACCGAGACCAGTTCTTGTGGGCCTCGGGCAGGACGCCGACGATGGGGCCACACCTCTTTCAAGTCTGTCGGATGGGATGA